A stretch of Pomacea canaliculata isolate SZHN2017 linkage group LG6, ASM307304v1, whole genome shotgun sequence DNA encodes these proteins:
- the LOC112566846 gene encoding uncharacterized protein LOC112566846, protein MATESALDDVTSICSVCLEPYKGRNPKLLPCFHTLCLPCLKDLEMHHMVSPDISIAGVSERDKRPSTFPCPTCRSVITVPPGGVEQFQTNFYLNERIPTCEVCDGGKEAKYKCTNCGHNMCAKCQRCHAKFFTDHEVQPIASRCQQSPQQSLDPLNKETIADHIKVLEAALVTMGDEKVSLQRERQEVADVITKRAEALRALVTQAEECSQRALADWTKKLDEEIQAEMTFVRDRYCKIWQLSPQGGDKGQAAVTHRHKQTVLLSDYELNHYQQRGSKGREAKIIQHQYKDCAIDLQAVEAYIGTVWANSEPTGETSSLVSPLVYSETNAAERCGSDVHTASQTSDTTQLTQDLADIKHKVKTLELLVDSGSQHLNETELKGFKEESSKLKISLTALKEEVTKIQQTIVSFKGDMSSMQKNMIKMQEDLRVDNTGLKKDIATIKKDTTLLQKRNKSFHDDLSKDLKSFKENSSITVAFNGVLKEDREISRTRETLIMNVEKCNVGQAYDEETGVFTAPVTGTYFFLARALKAKGPEFCGLIITVDGSEATRSKSHDGELQAGVGCSLCT, encoded by the exons atgGCGACGGAAAGTGCacttgatgacgtcacatctATTTGTAGCGTGTGTCTGGAGCCGTACAAGGGCCGCAATCCTAAGCTGTTACCATGTTTTCATACTCTGTGTCTTCCTTGTTTGAAAGATCTTGAGATGCATCATATG GTTTCACCAGACATCAGTATTGCTGGGGTATCTGAGAGAGACAAGAGACCTTCGACCTTCCCGTGCCCAACGTGTCGGTCAGTTATTACAGTGCCACCTGGCGGGGTCGAGCAGTTTCAG acaaatttTTACTTGAACGAGAGAATCCCTACCTGTGAGGTCTGTGATGGAGGTAAGGAGGCAAAGTACAAGTGTACTAATTGTGGTCACAATATGTGCGCCAAGTGTCAGCGGTGCCATGCCAAATTTTTCACCGATCATGAAGTACAGCCCATCGCCTCTAGATGCCAGCAGTCCCCTCAACAGAGCCTTGATCCTCTTAATAAGGAAACAATCGCAGATCACATCAAAGTGCTGGAGGCGGCGCTGGTGACGATGGGGGATGAGAAGGTCTCCCTGCAGAGGGAGAGGCAGGAGGTGGCTGACGTCATCACCAAACGGGCCGAAGCCTTGAGGGCGCTGGTGACACAAGCAGAAGAGTGTAGCCAGAGGGCGTTGGCTGACTGGACAAAGAAACTTGACGAAGAGATTCAAGCGGAAATGACCTTTGTCCGTGACAGGTACTGTAAAATCTGGCAACTGTCCCCTCAGGGAGGGGACAAAGGACAAGCAGctgtcacacacagacataagcaGACGGTCCTTCTCAGTGACTACGAGTTGAACCATTATCAACAGCGAGGCAGCAAGGGGAGGGAAGCAAAGATAATTCAGCATCAGTACAAGGACTGTGCCATAGACCTGCAGGCTGTAGAAGCCTACATAGGCACAGTATGGGCCAACTCGGAACCTACAGGGGAGACAAGCAGCTTGGTGTCACCTCTCGTCTACAGTGAAACGAATGCTGCAGAGAGATGCGGAAGTGACGTACATACTGCTTCCCAGACCTCAGACACGACACAACTCACACAGGACTTGGCGGACATTAAGCACAAGGTGAAGACATTGGAACTGCTTGTTGATAGCGGATCTCAACATTTGAATGAAACAGAACTTAAAGGTTTTAAGGAAGAAAGCTCAAAACTAAAAATCAGTCTGACAGCTTTGAAAGAAGAGGTCACAAAGATACAGCAGACGATAGTCAGTTTTAAAGGAGACATGTCAAGTATGCAAAAGAACATGATCAAAATGCAAGAAGACTTGAGAGTTGATAACACTGGATTAAAGAAGGATATTGCCACTATTAAAAAAGATACTACTTTACTTCAAAAACGAAATAAGAGCTTTCATGATGACTTGAGCAAGGATCTGAAGAGTTTTAAAG AAAATTCTAGCATTACCGTTGCATTTAACGGCGTACttaaagaagacagagaaatcAGCAGGACAAGAGAAACTCTGATAATGAATGTCGAAAAGTGCAACGTGGGTCAAGCTTATGACGAGGAGACAGGTGTTTTCACCGCCCCTGTCACAGGTACTTACTTCTTTCTGGCCAGGGCGTTGAAAGCAAAAGGGCCCGAGTTCTGTGGGCTTATTATCACCGTGGATGGATCTGAAGCCACTCGGTCAAAATCCCATGATGGCGAGCTGCAGGCCGGGGTTGGCTGTTCACTGTGCACTTAG